From a single Piliocolobus tephrosceles isolate RC106 chromosome 21, ASM277652v3, whole genome shotgun sequence genomic region:
- the FBL gene encoding rRNA 2'-O-methyltransferase fibrillarin isoform X1, producing MKPGFSPRGGGFGGRGGFGDRGGRGGRGGFGGGRGRGGGFRGRGRGGGGGGGGGGGRGGGGFHSGGNRGRGRGGKRGNQSGKNVMVEPHRHEGVFICRGKEDALVTKNLVPGESVYGEKRVSISEGDDKIEYRAWNPFRSKLAAAILGGVDQIHIKPGAKVLYLGAASGTTVSHVSDIVGPDGLVYAVEFSHRSGRDLINLAKKRTNIIPVIEDARHPHKYRMLIAMVDVIFADVAQPDQTRIVALNAHTFLRNGGHFVISIKANCIDSTASAEAVFASEVKKMQQENMKPQEQLTLEPYERDHAVVVGVYRPPPKVKN from the exons ATGAAGCCAG GTTTCAGTCCCCGCGGGGGTGGCTTTGGCGGCCGAGGGGGCTTTGGTGACCGTGGTGGTCGTGGAGGCCGAGGGGGCTTTGGCGGGGGCCGAGGTCGAGGCGGAGGCTTTAGAGGTCGTGGacgaggcggcggcggcggcggcggcggcggcggaggaaGAGGTG GTGGAGGCTTCCATTCTGGCGGCAACCGGGGTCGTGGTCGGGGAGGCAAAAGAGGAAACCAGTCGGGGAAGAATGTGATGGTGGAGCCTCATCGGCATGAGG GTGTCTTCATTTGTCGAGGAAAGGAAGATGCACTGGTCACCAAAAACCTGGTCCCTGGGGAATCAGTTTATGGGGAGAAGAGAGTCTCGATTTCG GAAGGAGATGACAAAATCGAGTACCGAGCCTGGAACCCTTTCCGCTCCAAGTTGGCAGCAGCAATCCTGGGTGGTGTGGACCAGATCCACATCAAACCGGGGGCTAAGGTGCTCTACCTCGGGGCTGCCTCGGGCACCACTGTCTCCCATGTCTCTGACATCGTCGGTCCG gatgGTCTAGTCTATGCAGTCGAGTTCTCCCACCGCTCTGGCCGTGACCTCATTAACTTGGCCAAGAAGAGGACCAACATCATTCCTGTGATCGAGGATGCTCGGCACCCACACAAATACCGCATGCTCATCG CAATGGTGGATGTGATCTTTGCTGATGTGGCCCAGCCCGACCAGACCCGGATTGTGGCCCTGAATGCCCACACCTTCCTGCGTAATGGAGGACACTTTGTGATTTCCATTAAG GCCAACTGCATTGACTCCACAGCCTCAGCCGAGGCTGTGTTTGCCTCCGAAGTGAAAAAGATGCAGCAGGAGAATATGAAGCCACAGGAGCAGTTGACCCTTGAGCCATATGAAAGAGACCATGCTGTGGTCGTGGGAGTGTACAG GCCACCCCCCAAGGTGAAGAACTGA
- the FBL gene encoding rRNA 2'-O-methyltransferase fibrillarin isoform X2, producing MKPGFSPRGGGFGGRGGFGDRGGRGGRGGFGGGRGRGGGFRGRGRGGGGGGGGGGGRGGGFHSGGNRGRGRGGKRGNQSGKNVMVEPHRHEGVFICRGKEDALVTKNLVPGESVYGEKRVSISEGDDKIEYRAWNPFRSKLAAAILGGVDQIHIKPGAKVLYLGAASGTTVSHVSDIVGPDGLVYAVEFSHRSGRDLINLAKKRTNIIPVIEDARHPHKYRMLIAMVDVIFADVAQPDQTRIVALNAHTFLRNGGHFVISIKANCIDSTASAEAVFASEVKKMQQENMKPQEQLTLEPYERDHAVVVGVYRPPPKVKN from the exons ATGAAGCCAG GTTTCAGTCCCCGCGGGGGTGGCTTTGGCGGCCGAGGGGGCTTTGGTGACCGTGGTGGTCGTGGAGGCCGAGGGGGCTTTGGCGGGGGCCGAGGTCGAGGCGGAGGCTTTAGAGGTCGTGGacgaggcggcggcggcggcggcggcggcggcggaggaaGAG GTGGAGGCTTCCATTCTGGCGGCAACCGGGGTCGTGGTCGGGGAGGCAAAAGAGGAAACCAGTCGGGGAAGAATGTGATGGTGGAGCCTCATCGGCATGAGG GTGTCTTCATTTGTCGAGGAAAGGAAGATGCACTGGTCACCAAAAACCTGGTCCCTGGGGAATCAGTTTATGGGGAGAAGAGAGTCTCGATTTCG GAAGGAGATGACAAAATCGAGTACCGAGCCTGGAACCCTTTCCGCTCCAAGTTGGCAGCAGCAATCCTGGGTGGTGTGGACCAGATCCACATCAAACCGGGGGCTAAGGTGCTCTACCTCGGGGCTGCCTCGGGCACCACTGTCTCCCATGTCTCTGACATCGTCGGTCCG gatgGTCTAGTCTATGCAGTCGAGTTCTCCCACCGCTCTGGCCGTGACCTCATTAACTTGGCCAAGAAGAGGACCAACATCATTCCTGTGATCGAGGATGCTCGGCACCCACACAAATACCGCATGCTCATCG CAATGGTGGATGTGATCTTTGCTGATGTGGCCCAGCCCGACCAGACCCGGATTGTGGCCCTGAATGCCCACACCTTCCTGCGTAATGGAGGACACTTTGTGATTTCCATTAAG GCCAACTGCATTGACTCCACAGCCTCAGCCGAGGCTGTGTTTGCCTCCGAAGTGAAAAAGATGCAGCAGGAGAATATGAAGCCACAGGAGCAGTTGACCCTTGAGCCATATGAAAGAGACCATGCTGTGGTCGTGGGAGTGTACAG GCCACCCCCCAAGGTGAAGAACTGA